From one Acidobacteriota bacterium genomic stretch:
- a CDS encoding DUF1501 domain-containing protein — MLRLDADKPVSFCDGFNRRDFFHIGALSGLGLSLVDLYSLKALGSVDARKDPMNCIFLFLVGGPSQLDTWDMKPDAPAEIRGPFKPIPTNVDGIRISEIFPRMARHADKFSLVRSLYHDAAAVHDTGHQMMQTGRLFQAGMEHPHAGCVINKLRGPRGALPAHVLIPRPIGKTGGNMPHGQDAGYLGRALDPFVLNSDPSLPDFKVRDLLPPDYISANRLNRRRNLREIVDGVVGNFENSEDARLLDSSFHQAYTLISSDRAREAFDITLEDDAARDRYGRNKFGQSCLLARRLVERGVRFVTVNMFETVFNEITWDIHGSAPFSPISCYSDLVGPMFDNGFSSLVEDLKDRGMLENTLIVAMGEFGRTPKINPAGGRDHWPGCWTTVFAGGGIQGGRVVGESDEIGALPKDRPVTPAEVVATVYHLLGVDLETELDGPGGRPVPIVDYNVEPIHELI, encoded by the coding sequence ATGCTGAGACTCGACGCCGACAAGCCCGTATCGTTCTGCGACGGTTTCAACCGGCGCGACTTCTTCCACATCGGGGCGCTTTCCGGGTTGGGACTCAGTCTGGTCGATCTCTACAGCCTGAAGGCGCTCGGGTCCGTCGATGCCAGGAAGGACCCCATGAACTGCATCTTCCTCTTCCTGGTCGGCGGCCCCAGCCAGTTGGACACGTGGGACATGAAGCCGGATGCGCCGGCCGAGATCCGGGGTCCGTTCAAGCCCATTCCCACCAACGTGGATGGGATCCGGATCAGCGAGATCTTCCCGCGGATGGCGCGGCACGCAGACAAGTTCTCCCTGGTGCGGAGCCTTTACCACGACGCGGCCGCGGTGCACGACACCGGGCACCAGATGATGCAGACGGGCCGCCTCTTTCAGGCCGGCATGGAGCATCCGCACGCCGGCTGCGTCATCAACAAGCTCCGGGGACCTCGCGGAGCCCTGCCGGCCCACGTCCTGATCCCCCGTCCCATCGGCAAGACCGGAGGCAACATGCCCCACGGCCAGGACGCCGGATATCTGGGCCGGGCGCTGGACCCCTTCGTCCTGAACAGCGATCCCTCGCTGCCCGATTTCAAGGTGCGGGACCTCCTGCCGCCCGACTATATCTCCGCCAATCGGCTGAACCGGCGCCGTAACCTGAGAGAGATCGTGGACGGGGTCGTCGGCAACTTCGAAAACAGTGAGGACGCCCGGCTGCTGGATTCCAGTTTCCATCAGGCCTACACGCTGATTTCGTCCGACCGCGCCCGGGAGGCGTTCGACATCACCCTGGAAGACGATGCGGCTCGTGACCGTTACGGGCGCAACAAGTTCGGACAGAGCTGCCTGCTGGCCCGGCGGCTGGTGGAGCGGGGTGTCCGGTTCGTCACCGTCAACATGTTCGAGACCGTCTTCAACGAGATCACCTGGGACATCCACGGGTCGGCTCCCTTCAGCCCCATCAGTTGCTACTCCGATCTGGTGGGACCCATGTTCGACAACGGTTTTTCCTCCCTGGTGGAGGACCTGAAGGACCGGGGCATGTTGGAGAACACGCTGATCGTGGCCATGGGCGAGTTCGGCCGCACGCCCAAGATCAATCCGGCCGGCGGCCGCGATCACTGGCCCGGGTGCTGGACCACGGTCTTCGCCGGGGGCGGCATCCAGGGCGGACGGGTCGTGGGCGAGTCGGACGAGATCGGAGCCCTGCCCAAGGATCGTCCGGTGACTCCGGCGGAGGTGGTCGCCACCGTTTACCACTTGCTCGGCGTGGACCTGGAGACGGAGCTGGACGGACCCGGAGGACGGCCCGTTCCCATCGTGGACTACAACGTCGAGCCCATCCACGAGTTGATCTGA
- a CDS encoding carboxypeptidase M32, whose translation MSASQDWFDEQSRELVHLESVLEVLGWDQNTTMPSSGAGARAQQSASLAALYHQRLTRPRWAEVLDELESREQDEWTGAAVREMRRRYDRATRIPEALVRDLAETTSLGYEAWVAARKDSDFEGFRPWLERILRLKRQEAACLATGDCLYDALLDDYEPGMTVSELDPVFSRLRPELTRLLGRIQESTRQPPAGMLKGHYPRAAQEAFGRSVLTAIGFDWKAGRLDVSPHPFCCGFSPQDVRITTRYGEDSFVSSFFGIVHEGGHALYEQGLGGERYGSPACQSISLGIHESQSRLWENQVARSLPFWEYWYPKLRNVFPGQLDTVPLDSFLRGVNQVEASLIRVEADEVTYGLHIILRYELEKALLDQDLPVSDLEGIWVERMREYLGIVPGNAADGVLQDTHWSCGLVGYFPTYLLGNLYAAQIYARARQLFPDLDSQFSAGRYLALREWLRERIHRKGRTRTAGELILEISGEPLDSRFLLNYLERKFSRLYQLDG comes from the coding sequence ATGAGCGCATCGCAGGATTGGTTTGACGAGCAGAGCAGGGAACTGGTCCATCTGGAGAGCGTTCTGGAGGTGCTCGGCTGGGACCAGAATACCACCATGCCTTCGAGTGGAGCCGGTGCCCGGGCCCAACAGAGTGCCTCCCTGGCGGCCCTCTATCACCAGAGGCTCACTCGGCCCCGTTGGGCAGAGGTTTTGGACGAGCTCGAGTCCAGGGAGCAGGACGAGTGGACAGGAGCGGCCGTCCGGGAGATGAGGCGGAGATACGACCGGGCGACGCGCATCCCCGAGGCTCTGGTCCGGGACTTGGCGGAAACGACGTCGCTGGGATACGAGGCCTGGGTCGCGGCCCGGAAGGACTCCGATTTCGAGGGATTCCGGCCCTGGCTGGAGCGAATTCTGCGTCTCAAGCGTCAGGAGGCCGCCTGTCTGGCGACCGGTGACTGTCTCTATGACGCTCTACTGGACGACTACGAACCGGGGATGACCGTCAGTGAGCTGGACCCTGTTTTCTCCCGCCTGCGGCCGGAGTTGACACGGTTGCTGGGCAGAATCCAGGAGTCGACCCGACAGCCACCGGCCGGGATGTTGAAGGGACACTATCCCAGAGCCGCTCAGGAGGCGTTCGGACGAAGTGTCCTGACCGCCATTGGGTTCGACTGGAAGGCAGGCCGGCTGGATGTGTCTCCTCATCCATTCTGCTGCGGGTTTTCTCCTCAGGACGTACGCATCACGACCCGATACGGGGAAGACTCCTTTGTCTCCTCCTTTTTCGGCATCGTTCACGAGGGCGGCCATGCCCTCTACGAACAGGGACTGGGTGGAGAGCGGTATGGTTCTCCCGCCTGCCAATCCATCTCTCTGGGCATACACGAGTCCCAGTCCCGGCTCTGGGAAAACCAGGTGGCCCGAAGCCTTCCTTTTTGGGAGTACTGGTACCCGAAACTTCGCAATGTATTTCCCGGGCAGTTGGACACGGTCCCGCTGGATTCTTTCCTGAGAGGAGTCAATCAAGTCGAGGCCAGCCTGATCCGCGTCGAAGCCGACGAGGTCACGTACGGGTTGCACATCATTTTGCGTTACGAGTTGGAAAAGGCCCTTCTGGACCAGGATCTTCCGGTTTCGGACTTGGAGGGGATCTGGGTCGAACGCATGCGGGAGTACCTGGGAATCGTACCCGGCAACGCCGCCGACGGGGTGCTCCAGGACACCCACTGGTCCTGCGGGCTCGTCGGCTACTTCCCCACTTACCTTTTGGGAAACCTGTATGCGGCGCAGATCTACGCCCGGGCGCGCCAGTTGTTCCCCGACCTGGACTCACAATTTTCTGCCGGCCGATACCTTGCCCTGAGGGAATGGCTGCGGGAGCGGATCCACCGGAAGGGGAGAACCCGGACCGCCGGGGAGTTGATTCTGGAGATCAGCGGAGAACCCTTGGATTCTCGTTTCCTGCTGAACTATCTGGAGCGGAAGTTTTCCCGGCTGTACCAACTCGACGGCTGA
- a CDS encoding Nramp family divalent metal transporter, with protein sequence MTDPSHAEQTQTAPRGFWPVLRKLGPGLIISGSIVGSGELIATTTLGAEVGFVALWLIIVSCGIKVVVQEELGRYVVSSGETTLQGLNRVPGPRWRVSWVVWCWWIMTMGVIIQGGGIVGGVGQTFHLFVPQISGTAWAMVAAVTVMALLFRGHYGRVEKICIGMVVSFTFVTIACAVLLGWTPFAPTTEDFLSGLRLGLPEGGIAVAFAAFGITGVGATELIMYPYWCLEKGYARYVGPREDGAAWEGRARGWIRVMQADVLMAMVVYTTATVAFYILGAAVLHGMGTVPAGYEMVSTLSNMYTSTLGQGAFLLFLVGAFFVLYSTLFAGVASSSRVITDFLRLVGVARIENESQLLFWRRVVIVVVPTLYVVLYGFVAQPVFMVIIGGIFQACMLPIISFSAIYLRYRHTDRAIRPSLTVDVLLWACSSVMLLFAVYYVAKRLGLGA encoded by the coding sequence ATGACCGACCCATCTCATGCGGAACAGACACAGACAGCGCCCCGGGGATTCTGGCCCGTCCTGCGCAAACTGGGTCCGGGGCTCATCATCTCCGGATCCATCGTTGGTTCGGGAGAACTCATCGCCACCACTACCCTCGGCGCCGAGGTCGGCTTCGTCGCTCTCTGGCTCATCATCGTCAGTTGCGGCATCAAGGTGGTTGTCCAGGAGGAACTGGGCCGGTACGTGGTCTCCTCCGGGGAGACCACCCTGCAGGGATTGAACCGGGTCCCGGGACCCCGGTGGCGGGTGTCCTGGGTGGTCTGGTGCTGGTGGATCATGACCATGGGAGTCATCATCCAGGGAGGAGGCATCGTCGGCGGGGTCGGTCAGACTTTCCACCTCTTCGTGCCCCAGATCAGCGGGACCGCCTGGGCCATGGTCGCCGCGGTCACGGTGATGGCGCTTCTGTTCCGGGGGCACTACGGAAGGGTGGAGAAGATCTGTATCGGCATGGTGGTCAGTTTCACCTTCGTGACCATCGCCTGTGCCGTCCTGCTGGGTTGGACCCCCTTCGCCCCCACCACGGAAGACTTTCTCTCCGGCCTGCGGCTGGGACTTCCGGAGGGAGGAATCGCCGTCGCTTTCGCCGCCTTCGGAATCACCGGCGTGGGAGCAACGGAGTTGATCATGTACCCCTACTGGTGTCTGGAGAAGGGCTACGCGCGTTACGTGGGCCCTCGGGAAGACGGCGCCGCCTGGGAAGGACGGGCGCGTGGCTGGATACGGGTCATGCAGGCGGACGTGCTCATGGCCATGGTGGTCTACACCACGGCGACGGTGGCCTTCTACATCTTGGGTGCGGCGGTCCTTCACGGCATGGGGACGGTCCCGGCCGGTTACGAAATGGTCTCCACCCTGTCGAACATGTACACCTCCACCCTGGGACAGGGAGCCTTCCTCCTCTTTCTGGTGGGCGCCTTCTTCGTGCTCTACTCGACTCTCTTTGCCGGCGTCGCCAGCAGCTCCCGGGTCATCACCGATTTCCTGCGATTGGTGGGAGTGGCCCGGATCGAAAATGAGAGCCAGCTCCTGTTCTGGAGGCGGGTGGTGATCGTGGTGGTCCCCACGCTTTACGTCGTGCTCTACGGATTCGTGGCTCAGCCGGTCTTCATGGTGATCATCGGCGGGATTTTCCAGGCCTGCATGCTCCCCATCATCAGCTTCTCGGCCATCTACCTCCGTTATCGCCACACCGACCGGGCGATCCGGCCGAGCCTCACGGTCGACGTGCTGCTCTGGGCCTGCTCCTCCGTCATGCTGCTCTTTGCCGTCTACTATGTGGCAAAGAGGCTCGGGTTGGGCGCCTGA
- a CDS encoding SDR family NAD(P)-dependent oxidoreductase: MSLSGKVALVTGANRGIGRGCALEMARRGADIAVNYRSHGDEAEEVAAEVRSLGRRAIVLQADVSDRQQDRELVSATVEQLGRLDILVANAAVSRRKPFVDLSVADMQLTLDVCLWGVIHCCQFAARQMLSQGQGGNIVIISSVHAYLPIVNSIPYNIAKAGINHMGRTLAMELVKDEIRVNVVEPGWIDTPGERKYATEEQIREAGLKLPMGRLGTIEEIGKGVAYLVSDDASYVTGSILRIDGGFVLPRP, encoded by the coding sequence ATGAGCTTGTCAGGCAAAGTCGCCCTGGTCACGGGCGCCAATCGGGGGATCGGACGGGGTTGCGCTCTGGAGATGGCCCGCCGGGGGGCGGACATTGCCGTCAACTACCGGAGCCACGGAGACGAGGCGGAAGAGGTCGCGGCCGAGGTGCGATCCCTGGGCCGGCGGGCCATCGTGCTGCAGGCGGACGTGTCGGACCGCCAACAGGATCGGGAACTGGTCTCCGCCACGGTGGAGCAACTGGGACGGCTCGACATCCTGGTGGCCAACGCTGCGGTCAGCAGGCGCAAACCATTCGTGGATCTGAGCGTCGCGGACATGCAGTTGACTCTGGATGTCTGCCTTTGGGGTGTGATCCATTGCTGTCAGTTTGCAGCCCGCCAGATGTTGTCGCAGGGCCAGGGCGGAAACATCGTCATCATCAGTTCGGTCCACGCTTATCTCCCCATCGTGAATTCCATTCCCTACAACATCGCCAAGGCCGGTATCAATCACATGGGCCGGACCCTGGCCATGGAGCTGGTGAAGGACGAGATCAGGGTCAATGTCGTGGAACCGGGGTGGATCGACACGCCCGGAGAACGCAAGTACGCCACCGAAGAACAGATCAGGGAAGCGGGGTTGAAGCTGCCCATGGGCCGCCTCGGGACCATCGAAGAAATCGGCAAGGGGGTCGCCTACCTGGTCAGTGATGACGCCAGCTACGTGACCGGTTCGATCCTCCGGATCGACGGAGGCTTCGTGCTGCCCCGTCCCTGA
- a CDS encoding DUF1549 domain-containing protein — MAKRSPVPLLFVLALAAVEAAPDSPSFRNDVLPVLSKAGCNSGPCHGALAGKNGFRLSLRGYDPVTDYFSLTREALGRRLVKMAPARSLILLKPTLTLPHGGGKRFDVDSPEYRVIADWIAAGAPAPKPGDPVIENIEVDPDKIVLHTPGDTVRISVRARFSDGSVRDVTRQTKFSSTNEGVVEVGDRGLVTAKGHGEGAVSVWYSSKVAFSRVTVPHERQLGPEVFGQAPRNNWVDDLVLAKLSELRIPPSPLCDDNTFIRRVYLDTLGVLPSRQDLSRFLGHTRGDRRARLIDSVLDRPEYVDYWAYKWSDLLLVSSRKLEKAAMWSYYDWIRHGVAENRPWDRFIEELVTATGSNLDNGAVNYWLIHQQPQEITENLSQAFLGISLTCARCHNHPLEKWTQDQYYGMANLVSRVRLKNGQAAGEVTQVPRPVGEVSHPRLGRPMPPQPLDAEALSLDDPADRRRHLARWLVGSEHFARSLVNRVWAHFFGRGVVDPEDDLRATNPASNEALLSALTRDFMDNGHDVKRLIRTILNSATYQLSSTGVPANRNDEEYFSHHRSRRLPAEVVLDAMSQVTEVPEEFEGYPLGTRALQLPETQVESYFLDSFGRPPRLTSGADERKGDANVAQVLHLINGGTLNRKLRAEGGAVDRLLELELPAPELVERVYESALSRRPSRPEVARLVSALDLEQASREGVEDLFWAVLTSKEFLFTH, encoded by the coding sequence GTGGCCAAGCGGTCGCCCGTCCCCCTGCTTTTCGTTCTGGCCCTTGCCGCCGTGGAGGCGGCTCCGGATTCCCCCAGCTTCCGCAACGACGTCCTGCCCGTTCTGAGCAAGGCGGGTTGCAATTCGGGTCCCTGTCACGGCGCGCTGGCGGGGAAGAACGGGTTCCGGCTCTCGCTTCGCGGGTACGATCCGGTCACCGATTACTTTTCCCTCACCCGGGAGGCGCTGGGCCGCAGGCTGGTCAAGATGGCGCCCGCCCGGAGCCTGATCCTCCTGAAGCCGACCCTGACCCTTCCCCACGGAGGAGGGAAGCGGTTCGACGTCGACTCTCCCGAATACCGGGTGATCGCGGACTGGATCGCGGCGGGAGCGCCAGCCCCGAAGCCCGGCGACCCTGTGATCGAGAACATTGAAGTCGATCCCGACAAGATCGTGCTCCACACGCCCGGTGACACGGTCCGGATCTCGGTGCGGGCCCGATTTTCGGACGGGAGTGTCCGGGATGTGACGCGCCAGACCAAGTTCAGCTCCACCAACGAAGGGGTCGTGGAGGTCGGGGACCGTGGTCTGGTTACGGCAAAGGGCCATGGTGAGGGAGCGGTTTCCGTCTGGTACTCCAGCAAGGTGGCCTTCTCCCGGGTGACGGTGCCTCACGAACGCCAACTGGGCCCGGAAGTATTCGGCCAGGCTCCCCGCAACAATTGGGTGGACGACCTGGTCCTGGCCAAGCTCAGCGAGCTGCGGATCCCTCCCTCCCCGCTGTGCGACGACAATACCTTCATTCGAAGGGTCTACCTGGACACGCTCGGAGTGCTGCCGAGCCGGCAGGATCTGAGCCGATTTCTCGGGCACACGCGCGGCGACCGGCGGGCACGGCTGATCGATTCGGTCTTGGACCGGCCCGAATACGTGGACTATTGGGCCTACAAGTGGTCCGACCTGCTGCTGGTCTCCAGCCGCAAGCTTGAAAAGGCCGCCATGTGGTCCTACTACGACTGGATCCGGCACGGGGTGGCCGAGAACCGTCCTTGGGACCGGTTCATCGAAGAACTGGTCACCGCCACCGGAAGCAATCTGGACAACGGGGCCGTCAACTACTGGCTGATCCACCAGCAACCTCAGGAGATCACGGAAAACCTGAGCCAGGCGTTCCTGGGCATCTCTCTGACCTGCGCCCGCTGCCATAACCATCCCCTGGAGAAATGGACCCAGGATCAGTACTACGGGATGGCCAATCTGGTCTCTCGCGTTCGTCTCAAGAACGGACAGGCGGCAGGCGAGGTTACACAGGTGCCGCGCCCGGTGGGAGAAGTCAGCCATCCCCGGCTGGGACGGCCCATGCCGCCGCAGCCTCTGGACGCCGAGGCTCTGTCGCTGGACGATCCGGCCGATCGGCGGCGCCACCTGGCGCGGTGGCTGGTGGGGAGCGAGCATTTCGCACGAAGCCTGGTCAATCGAGTCTGGGCCCATTTCTTCGGGCGGGGCGTCGTGGACCCGGAGGACGATCTCAGGGCGACCAATCCGGCGTCGAACGAAGCTCTCCTGTCGGCTCTGACCCGGGATTTCATGGACAACGGGCACGATGTCAAGCGTCTGATCCGAACCATACTGAACTCGGCCACCTATCAACTCTCCTCCACGGGCGTTCCGGCGAATCGAAACGACGAAGAATACTTTTCCCACCATCGAAGCCGCCGGCTGCCGGCCGAGGTGGTTCTGGACGCCATGTCCCAGGTCACGGAAGTCCCCGAGGAGTTCGAGGGCTATCCCCTCGGGACCCGGGCTCTCCAACTGCCCGAAACTCAGGTCGAGTCGTATTTCCTCGATTCTTTCGGGCGTCCCCCTCGACTCACCTCCGGAGCCGATGAGCGCAAGGGCGATGCCAACGTGGCCCAGGTCCTCCATCTGATCAACGGGGGGACGCTGAACCGGAAGCTGAGGGCGGAAGGGGGGGCCGTCGACCGGTTGCTGGAATTGGAGCTCCCGGCTCCCGAACTGGTGGAGCGTGTCTATGAGTCGGCCCTTTCGCGGCGGCCGTCCCGGCCCGAAGTCGCCCGTCTGGTCTCGGCTCTGGACCTGGAGCAGGCCAGCCGGGAGGGCGTCGAGGATCTTTTCTGGGCCGTCCTGACCAGCAAGGAATTCCTGTTCACTCACTGA
- a CDS encoding aspartate aminotransferase family protein: MKPYRFRRSQELYQEACKVLAGGVSSHFRTLGRPHPMFFSEGRGARVRDVDGNEYIDFTLSQGPMLLGHSHPEVLERVRVEQSRGQLFAAQSELEIELARLLTRVLPGADLVRFSNSGSDAAHAAFRMARALTGKRKILKFEGHYHGWFDDIFLDVKPAEDGSGYRTSLLTGGQPASVLDQVVVLPWNDLQVVRETLERDPEIAAVVTEPIMCNNSCILPEPGFLEGLREFCTRHGVVLIFDEVITGFRVALGGAQELLGVQADLSIYGKAMASGFPLSLVAGRRSFMECLADGRVIHAGTMNANIPVLAASLASVEILTHERSELYPRITRLGRRLMEGLQARARAQGLPLLVQGLGPVFHTGFSTRESIRNYRQCAGYDAGLMDEFAYGLLRRGVRIIGRGLWFVSAALTGDDVETVLETAEEVFEEMTRR; encoded by the coding sequence TTGAAACCCTATCGATTCCGTCGATCCCAAGAGCTGTACCAGGAGGCCTGCAAGGTTCTGGCCGGGGGCGTCAGCAGCCATTTTCGTACCCTGGGACGTCCCCATCCCATGTTCTTCTCCGAAGGGCGGGGAGCCCGGGTCCGGGACGTGGACGGCAACGAGTACATCGACTTCACCCTGAGCCAGGGACCCATGCTGCTGGGACATTCCCACCCGGAAGTCCTGGAGCGGGTCCGGGTCGAGCAGTCCAGGGGCCAGCTATTCGCGGCCCAGAGCGAGCTTGAGATCGAACTGGCGCGGCTCTTGACTAGGGTTCTGCCCGGCGCCGACCTGGTGCGGTTCTCCAACAGCGGGTCCGACGCGGCCCATGCGGCCTTTCGCATGGCCCGGGCCCTGACCGGAAAGCGAAAGATCCTCAAGTTCGAGGGCCACTACCACGGATGGTTCGACGACATCTTCCTGGACGTCAAGCCGGCGGAGGACGGTTCGGGATACCGGACCTCTCTTCTCACCGGAGGGCAACCCGCCTCGGTTCTGGACCAGGTCGTCGTCCTTCCCTGGAACGATCTGCAGGTGGTCCGGGAGACCTTGGAGCGGGATCCCGAGATCGCCGCTGTCGTCACCGAACCCATCATGTGCAACAACAGTTGCATCCTCCCGGAGCCCGGTTTTTTGGAGGGACTTCGGGAATTCTGCACCCGGCACGGTGTGGTGCTCATCTTCGACGAGGTCATCACCGGTTTCCGTGTTGCCCTGGGAGGGGCACAGGAACTGCTGGGAGTCCAGGCCGACTTGTCGATCTACGGCAAGGCGATGGCCAGCGGCTTTCCCCTCAGCCTGGTCGCCGGAAGACGATCCTTCATGGAGTGCCTGGCGGACGGCCGGGTGATCCACGCCGGGACCATGAACGCGAATATCCCCGTTCTGGCGGCTTCTCTGGCTTCGGTCGAGATTCTGACCCATGAGCGAAGCGAGTTGTACCCGAGAATCACCCGGCTCGGACGGCGTCTGATGGAGGGCCTTCAGGCCCGGGCCCGCGCTCAAGGCCTTCCCTTGCTGGTCCAAGGACTCGGGCCCGTGTTTCACACCGGGTTTTCGACCCGGGAATCGATCCGAAACTACCGCCAGTGCGCCGGCTACGACGCCGGACTGATGGATGAGTTTGCTTACGGCCTGCTCCGAAGAGGGGTTCGGATCATCGGAAGGGGGCTTTGGTTCGTCTCGGCCGCCCTCACCGGGGACGACGTGGAAACGGTGTTGGAGACGGCGGAAGAGGTCTTCGAGGAGATGACGAGGAGGTGA
- a CDS encoding fumarylacetoacetate hydrolase family protein: MKYFRYRNAQGDAHLIVEDGTGGLFDLTRDGPVEGFTDLVRWARLMGQSVDGLVGNLLRNGDRRVSTEELSGQGLRLARPLVPPEVWAAGVTYRKSRDERERESETPDPYAKVYRAERPEIFLKATPARCVGPGEAVGVRGDSGWDVPEAELAFILHDGRITGFTAGNDVSSRSIEGANPLYLPQAKIYRRCCSIGPCIVSAGSVADPHNLAVSCEIFRDGDLVFSGETSTSRMVRTCEELAGFLTRHNTVPDGTVVLTGTGIVPHQEFSLQPGDRVRIEIEDIGILENPVVQV; this comes from the coding sequence ATGAAGTATTTCCGCTACCGGAACGCCCAGGGCGATGCTCATCTCATCGTGGAAGACGGAACGGGCGGACTGTTCGATCTGACCCGCGATGGTCCCGTTGAAGGCTTCACCGATCTGGTCCGCTGGGCCCGTCTCATGGGCCAAAGCGTGGACGGCCTGGTGGGGAACCTGCTGCGGAACGGCGACCGGCGGGTTTCGACTGAGGAACTGAGCGGCCAGGGTCTGCGGCTTGCCCGGCCACTGGTTCCACCCGAAGTCTGGGCGGCCGGCGTCACCTATCGCAAGAGCCGCGACGAGCGGGAGCGGGAAAGCGAAACCCCCGATCCCTACGCCAAGGTCTACCGGGCCGAACGACCCGAGATTTTTCTCAAGGCGACCCCGGCCCGTTGCGTCGGCCCCGGAGAGGCGGTCGGCGTTCGCGGGGATTCCGGCTGGGACGTGCCGGAAGCCGAGTTGGCCTTCATCCTCCATGACGGGCGAATCACCGGCTTCACGGCGGGCAACGACGTGAGCAGCCGTTCCATCGAGGGAGCCAACCCCCTCTACCTCCCCCAAGCCAAGATCTACCGCCGATGCTGCTCCATCGGCCCTTGCATCGTGAGCGCCGGGTCCGTTGCCGATCCCCACAACCTGGCCGTAAGCTGCGAAATATTCCGCGACGGCGACCTGGTATTTTCGGGGGAAACTTCCACCTCCCGGATGGTCAGAACCTGCGAAGAACTGGCCGGATTCCTCACCCGGCACAACACGGTCCCGGACGGAACCGTGGTCCTGACGGGAACCGGAATCGTTCCGCATCAGGAATTCTCCCTTCAGCCGGGAGACCGGGTCAGAATCGAAATCGAAGACATCGGAATCCTGGAAAATCCCGTCGTCCAGGTCTGA
- a CDS encoding class I SAM-dependent methyltransferase — MTPTPFHLLACLLPLLLQGISGAEPPRYEHRTSTDPHGTGKFYMGREISQVMGHRGAPWLDRPERESEENPEALLNALGDLRGMTVADIGAGSGYFSFRLAGRVGAGGRVLAVDIQDEMLQIIRRRAAQRKIENVEPIRGTIQDPGLSPESVDLALLVDVYHEFSHPWEMVQGIHRALKPGGRLVLVEYRAEDPTVPILRLHKMSQDQVRREISVHPLVWVETLDLLPRQHIVIFKRPAR; from the coding sequence ATGACGCCGACTCCATTTCATCTTCTTGCCTGCCTGCTTCCGTTACTGCTTCAAGGCATATCCGGCGCCGAACCGCCCCGTTACGAGCATCGGACGAGCACGGATCCCCACGGGACCGGCAAATTCTACATGGGCCGGGAGATCTCGCAGGTCATGGGTCACCGGGGCGCTCCCTGGCTGGATCGCCCCGAGCGGGAGTCCGAAGAGAATCCCGAAGCCCTGCTGAATGCATTGGGAGACCTCAGGGGAATGACGGTTGCCGACATCGGGGCCGGATCGGGATACTTCTCCTTTCGCCTGGCCGGGAGGGTGGGAGCCGGGGGACGCGTCCTGGCCGTCGATATTCAGGACGAGATGCTTCAGATCATCCGCCGCCGGGCCGCCCAGAGAAAAATCGAAAATGTGGAGCCCATTCGAGGGACCATTCAGGATCCTGGACTCTCTCCGGAAAGCGTGGACCTCGCGCTGTTGGTGGACGTCTACCACGAGTTCTCCCATCCCTGGGAGATGGTTCAGGGAATTCATCGCGCACTGAAGCCGGGCGGGCGGCTGGTCCTGGTGGAATACCGGGCGGAGGATCCCACGGTTCCCATCCTCCGGCTGCACAAGATGAGCCAGGATCAGGTCCGGCGCGAGATCTCCGTGCATCCCCTGGTCTGGGTCGAGACGCTGGATCTCCTGCCCCGGCAGCACATCGTCATCTTCAAAAGGCCGGCCCGATAG
- a CDS encoding peptidylprolyl isomerase, whose translation MRGFKIILMSLVILSIPACSGPAGGDVAKAPEEKPEPPPPAGDPVVTIQTIKGDIVIRLRPDLAPNTAERFKIMAMAGFYNRSTFHYVSRGFIQGGDPFSKDNDPYNDGKGNAAEWINAEFQEDYDVGRGAVGMMRKDTQPDSSSCQFFIVLRRKSEWDGKYNIFGEVIEGMEVADAIGDSPIVKNDRKLNNYPTAKMTIKRMRVDYREFPEETATEASAG comes from the coding sequence ATGCGCGGTTTTAAGATCATCTTGATGTCTTTGGTCATTCTCTCGATTCCGGCTTGCTCCGGGCCGGCCGGAGGAGATGTCGCCAAGGCCCCGGAAGAAAAGCCCGAGCCGCCACCTCCGGCAGGGGACCCGGTGGTGACGATCCAGACCATCAAGGGGGACATCGTCATCCGATTGCGTCCCGATCTTGCGCCCAATACCGCGGAACGGTTCAAGATCATGGCGATGGCGGGATTCTACAACCGTTCCACCTTTCACTACGTGAGCCGGGGCTTCATCCAGGGAGGAGATCCGTTCTCCAAGGACAACGATCCCTACAACGATGGCAAGGGCAACGCCGCCGAGTGGATCAACGCGGAGTTCCAAGAAGATTACGACGTGGGGCGCGGGGCCGTGGGCATGATGCGGAAGGACACTCAACCCGACTCGTCGAGTTGTCAGTTCTTCATCGTCCTTCGCCGCAAGAGTGAGTGGGACGGCAAGTACAACATCTTCGGCGAAGTGATCGAAGGGATGGAGGTGGCCGACGCCATCGGAGACTCTCCCATCGTCAAGAACGACCGGAAGTTGAACAACTATCCGACCGCCAAGATGACCATCAAGCGGATGAGAGTCGACTACCGGGAGTTCCCGGAAGAGACGGCCACGGAAGCCAGCGCGGGATAG